One genomic segment of Acinetobacter sp. C26M includes these proteins:
- a CDS encoding TonB-dependent receptor — translation MKKDKLFNQKNEIRNIIPLLSISGFILLSNTSFAASPTETANSEKSSDVLPTITITASRTDELSSSAKQVTKLDEKQIELLKNSSSGNIATVLAKIVPGLSDSSRTITDYGQTLRGRNALILVDGVPMNLTRDTSRGISAIDPQSIRSIEVIRGSNAIYGSGAAGGTISITTKAAGGEPTAKTVIGLQSGLTNIRSDALSGDIHQYFSGSLNNFDYALDFGYQHIGSPYDARGRRVAPEPSQGDLFDADAYSIGAKLGYHIDDNQYLQFAANYYNAEQDSDYASDPSVALLPAGTAPAKAIKGLKLKDQNKNENQIYNLTYSNKDFFGNKIDAQVYYRDFFTRFAPFDARKVATRGGQVDQVYQENNVLGSRLTVNTPLEFLGDTSIVWGGDFSREKSEMPLDTFDPKIYDQSGGLEFVKNGKLIYLPELTTQSIGGFAQLKHRFNDQWAAEVGTRYEDSYAEIDSFVPLSQLGKPNPYTVQGGKVKADAWLYNANLSFSPNDEHSIYAAFNQGFQLPDVGIVIRNATVDFNLATSFLEPIKVDNYELGWNGHFGNFSSSFAVFHSTSDLGVVQAFYNGLILTRTKEKVTGVEATLDYLDDAKVWGTGGSVTWMKGRETPQNSSAEQDMTGYRIPPLKLTGYISYSPTDTWTNRLQATYFGAEDYRLNGINSFGRYDVKSYATADLLSSFALNKKDTMTIGLENIFNKQYYPLYSQLMRNSNNTSHLVANGVTLKVSYSHKW, via the coding sequence ATGAAAAAAGATAAACTGTTTAACCAGAAAAATGAAATAAGAAATATTATTCCACTTTTATCAATCAGTGGATTCATCTTGTTATCCAACACATCTTTTGCTGCATCTCCTACAGAAACTGCGAATTCTGAAAAAAGCTCAGATGTACTTCCGACCATTACAATTACTGCATCACGTACAGATGAACTGTCTTCCTCAGCGAAGCAAGTTACCAAACTAGATGAAAAACAAATTGAACTTCTGAAAAACTCCTCTTCTGGAAATATTGCCACTGTACTCGCTAAAATAGTTCCAGGTTTATCTGATTCAAGTCGTACCATTACAGATTACGGACAAACTTTACGTGGTCGTAATGCACTGATCTTAGTCGATGGCGTTCCAATGAATTTAACTCGAGATACCTCACGAGGAATTTCAGCCATTGATCCTCAAAGTATTAGAAGTATAGAAGTGATACGTGGCAGTAATGCAATTTATGGCAGTGGTGCAGCTGGTGGAACTATTTCGATAACAACCAAAGCAGCTGGTGGTGAACCTACTGCAAAAACAGTGATTGGGCTGCAAAGTGGCTTAACCAATATCCGTTCAGATGCTTTGAGTGGAGATATTCACCAATATTTCTCTGGCAGTTTAAATAATTTTGATTATGCATTAGATTTTGGTTATCAACATATTGGTAGTCCATATGATGCGAGAGGGAGACGTGTAGCTCCTGAACCAAGTCAAGGCGATCTTTTTGATGCTGATGCCTATAGTATAGGCGCTAAGCTTGGCTACCATATCGATGATAATCAGTACCTTCAATTTGCAGCAAATTATTATAATGCTGAACAAGACTCAGATTATGCCTCTGACCCGAGTGTTGCTCTACTCCCTGCTGGTACTGCCCCTGCTAAAGCAATTAAGGGTCTGAAATTAAAAGACCAAAATAAAAATGAAAATCAAATTTACAATTTAACCTATTCCAATAAAGATTTTTTTGGAAATAAAATTGATGCTCAAGTCTATTATCGAGATTTCTTTACACGCTTTGCTCCATTTGATGCCCGCAAAGTAGCAACTCGCGGTGGGCAAGTGGATCAGGTATACCAAGAGAATAACGTATTGGGCAGCCGTTTAACAGTCAATACGCCACTTGAGTTCCTAGGTGATACCTCAATTGTTTGGGGCGGTGACTTTAGCCGTGAAAAAAGTGAAATGCCATTAGATACTTTTGATCCCAAAATTTATGATCAGTCTGGTGGTCTGGAATTTGTCAAAAATGGAAAACTGATTTATTTACCAGAACTCACCACTCAAAGTATCGGTGGATTTGCGCAATTAAAGCACCGTTTCAATGATCAATGGGCAGCTGAGGTTGGTACGCGTTACGAAGACAGTTATGCAGAAATTGATAGCTTTGTTCCTTTATCTCAATTAGGTAAGCCAAATCCATATACGGTTCAAGGTGGAAAAGTTAAAGCAGATGCTTGGCTATACAACGCTAATCTTAGCTTTTCACCAAATGATGAGCACTCAATTTATGCTGCATTTAACCAAGGTTTTCAATTACCTGATGTTGGTATTGTGATTCGAAATGCCACCGTAGACTTTAACTTAGCCACTTCATTTTTAGAGCCAATAAAAGTCGATAATTATGAATTAGGCTGGAATGGTCATTTTGGTAACTTTAGCTCTAGTTTTGCAGTGTTCCATTCCACCTCGGATCTTGGTGTTGTCCAAGCCTTTTATAATGGACTCATACTTACTCGAACTAAAGAAAAAGTAACAGGTGTTGAAGCGACTCTCGACTATCTTGACGATGCTAAAGTATGGGGAACTGGTGGTAGCGTCACGTGGATGAAAGGTCGTGAGACACCACAGAATAGTAGTGCTGAACAAGACATGACAGGTTATCGTATTCCACCATTAAAACTCACGGGATATATCTCTTATAGTCCAACAGATACATGGACTAACCGTCTACAAGCGACTTATTTCGGTGCAGAAGATTACCGCTTGAATGGCATAAATAGTTTTGGTCGTTATGATGTGAAGTCATACGCAACCGCAGACTTACTCAGTAGTTTCGCACTGAATAAAAAAGACACCATGACGATTGGCTTAGAAAATATATTTAATAAGCAGTACTACCCACTCTATAGTCAACTCATGAGAAATAGTAACAATACCAGCCATTTGGTCGCGAATGGTGTAACACTTAAAGTATCTTATAGTCATAAGTGGTAA
- a CDS encoding TonB-dependent siderophore receptor, whose translation MKTYPFSRLQKALLAVGSFSCLGLSSVSVYAETEADTPRLAPITVKAQTAGGIYYQPTVNLSGFTQQNLAEIPASISTVTAERIADQHAKTLSDIVKNDAAVGDGYAPIGYYPNFVMRGFALNLGSSYLLNGNLLRGEQNVALENKEQVEILKGISAIQSGMSTPAGVVNYVTKRPKDIRSLTLETDNNGGNRVAADLGGLLGADQQFGYRVNLAKEEIHPYVEHANGQRWFGSLALDWKISDRSKLEFDLETQRQRQRSVPGYQLLDGKKVPTDVEWDRLLGHQSWGKPVINESLNTGLKYSYQVNDDWTANFSASQSRVVVDDYSAFAWGCYSDVCQTKGNYFDQNGNYDIYEFRSPDDSYLTNQFKAGLNGKFNTGSWQHKLSLELSQSYKRHTQYDAIFQLASEAPQSTGNIYEDPATYIPSEKALANHYKSLNSQQTALNLIDQIDFNNNWSVLAGGKLLHLNEDAYDAEGNKIRDTDFNRFLPQFALMYQPWERTHIYASYAKGLSDGTQAPAYAVGNPDKGIEGNAYATLAPMHSTQYELGIKQQWQNLLLTAALFDLKQDNQYTNSDNYYVADGERHNFGLELGVQGRLSQNIDITSTLALTRSRLKDIQVEAYKGHQTQNTPTVRFANYVSYQLPQVDGLRLLAGMQYSSSKYAEKTGTVKVSGYSVFNVGAAYNFRAYGYDNTLRFNVDNLFNKKYWRDVGSFAGDDYLFLGAPRTAQLSWNIRF comes from the coding sequence GTGAAAACGTATCCATTTTCTCGTTTACAAAAAGCATTATTGGCGGTTGGTTCTTTTTCATGTCTCGGGCTAAGTTCCGTATCAGTTTATGCTGAAACTGAAGCTGATACACCACGCTTAGCACCTATCACAGTAAAGGCCCAGACAGCAGGGGGGATTTATTATCAACCGACTGTTAATTTATCGGGTTTTACTCAACAGAATCTTGCTGAAATCCCAGCATCTATCAGTACAGTAACAGCGGAAAGAATTGCAGATCAACATGCAAAAACACTATCAGATATCGTTAAAAATGATGCAGCAGTTGGTGATGGATATGCACCTATTGGTTATTATCCAAATTTTGTTATGCGTGGTTTTGCTTTGAATTTAGGTTCAAGTTACTTATTAAATGGTAATTTGTTACGGGGTGAGCAAAATGTTGCACTTGAAAATAAAGAACAGGTTGAAATTTTAAAGGGTATTAGTGCCATTCAAAGTGGGATGTCTACACCCGCTGGTGTGGTTAACTATGTGACTAAACGGCCTAAAGATATTCGTTCTCTTACATTGGAAACAGATAATAATGGTGGTAATCGTGTAGCCGCAGACTTAGGTGGTTTACTTGGCGCAGATCAGCAATTTGGCTATCGGGTTAATCTCGCCAAAGAAGAAATCCATCCTTATGTAGAGCATGCTAATGGACAACGTTGGTTTGGTTCACTGGCTTTGGATTGGAAAATTTCAGATCGCTCAAAACTTGAATTTGATCTTGAAACTCAACGTCAACGTCAGCGCTCTGTACCTGGTTACCAATTGCTTGATGGCAAAAAAGTACCTACAGATGTTGAGTGGGATCGTTTATTGGGGCATCAAAGCTGGGGTAAACCTGTAATTAATGAGAGTCTGAATACTGGTTTAAAGTATAGCTACCAAGTCAATGATGATTGGACTGCAAACTTTTCAGCATCACAAAGTCGTGTAGTGGTTGATGATTATTCTGCATTTGCTTGGGGTTGTTATAGCGATGTATGCCAAACTAAGGGCAATTACTTTGACCAAAATGGTAACTATGACATTTATGAGTTTCGTAGCCCTGATGACAGCTATCTAACCAACCAATTTAAAGCAGGATTAAACGGAAAATTTAACACGGGATCATGGCAACACAAGCTTAGTTTAGAGTTATCCCAAAGCTATAAACGCCATACGCAATATGATGCTATCTTTCAACTTGCATCTGAGGCTCCTCAATCCACAGGTAATATTTATGAGGATCCTGCTACCTACATACCAAGCGAAAAAGCTTTAGCTAATCATTACAAGTCATTAAACAGTCAACAAACAGCCCTTAATTTGATTGATCAGATTGATTTTAACAACAACTGGTCAGTTTTAGCAGGTGGTAAACTTTTGCATTTAAATGAGGATGCTTATGATGCTGAAGGCAATAAAATTAGAGATACTGATTTTAATCGCTTCTTGCCACAATTTGCATTGATGTACCAACCTTGGGAACGCACTCATATATATGCGTCATATGCCAAAGGTTTAAGTGATGGTACTCAAGCACCTGCTTATGCTGTAGGTAATCCAGATAAAGGTATTGAAGGCAATGCTTATGCTACTTTGGCTCCTATGCATTCAACCCAGTATGAATTAGGGATTAAACAGCAGTGGCAAAACTTACTTTTAACTGCAGCCTTGTTTGATTTAAAACAAGATAACCAATATACCAATTCAGACAACTATTATGTAGCTGATGGTGAACGACATAATTTTGGCCTCGAACTTGGTGTACAAGGCCGTTTAAGTCAAAACATTGATATTACATCAACTTTAGCACTGACACGTTCACGTCTGAAAGATATACAGGTTGAGGCATATAAAGGGCATCAAACTCAAAATACACCTACTGTGCGTTTCGCAAATTATGTGTCTTATCAACTACCGCAAGTGGATGGCTTACGTTTATTAGCAGGTATGCAGTACAGTAGCAGTAAATATGCGGAGAAAACAGGTACAGTAAAAGTGTCTGGTTATAGCGTATTTAATGTCGGAGCAGCTTATAATTTCCGTGCTTATGGTTATGACAACACGTTGAGATTCAACGTAGATAACTTATTCAACAAGAAATATTGGCGAGATGTTGGTAGTTTTGCTGGGGACGATTATTTATTCCTTGGCGCACCACGCACGGCACAGTTGTCATGGAATATACGCTTCTAA
- a CDS encoding SgcJ/EcaC family oxidoreductase: MAKATAAAQIPYLFQTAWNEHDMAAFASLFCEDASFVNRFGHYVKGIKEIVALHLPIHETIYRDSTLQNEIIELSPITDDVVIIHFWSRLTAGLAHPAGIHQVDTLILAVLCKQNGCWLIRALENVTFTNPTTGQAILRDSL; encoded by the coding sequence ATGGCTAAAGCAACTGCCGCAGCGCAAATCCCATATTTATTCCAAACTGCTTGGAATGAGCATGATATGGCTGCGTTTGCCTCGCTCTTTTGTGAGGATGCAAGTTTTGTGAATCGCTTTGGGCATTATGTAAAAGGTATAAAAGAAATTGTTGCCTTACATCTTCCTATTCATGAAACCATCTATCGCGATTCGACGCTTCAGAATGAAATCATAGAGCTGAGCCCAATCACAGATGATGTCGTTATTATCCATTTTTGGAGCAGATTAACAGCAGGTTTAGCTCACCCTGCTGGTATACATCAGGTAGATACATTGATTCTTGCTGTCTTATGCAAACAGAACGGATGTTGGTTGATTCGTGCCCTAGAAAATGTGACATTTACCAATCCAACAACTGGGCAAGCAATCTTAAGAGATAGCTTATAA
- a CDS encoding TetR/AcrR family transcriptional regulator, with translation MENNQTKAPRRGRPPRSQEQIDANRNVIIQAARDLFAAHGYEGVSMRKIAAQADCLPATLYTLFPSKRQLLHHIWEVIFLDLMLELEECYNNSPESERLQKLCTAQVDFWLNRPNDCRAIFLIEDHPQNAEEHYFVDASQAVPQLEIYTRAIKEAQARGEIRAGDANEIKNVLLCSMLGITLSLIGIPEYPWGNPNTLKEMTISALIKGLS, from the coding sequence ATGGAAAATAATCAAACAAAAGCACCCCGCCGTGGACGTCCTCCGCGCAGTCAGGAACAAATTGATGCCAATCGAAATGTGATTATTCAGGCGGCCAGAGACCTATTTGCAGCACATGGATACGAAGGTGTATCTATGCGTAAAATTGCAGCCCAAGCAGACTGTTTACCCGCAACGCTCTATACCTTATTTCCGAGTAAAAGACAGTTACTGCACCATATTTGGGAAGTGATTTTTTTAGATTTAATGCTTGAACTTGAAGAATGCTACAACAATAGTCCTGAATCAGAACGACTACAAAAGCTATGTACTGCTCAAGTTGATTTTTGGTTAAATCGACCAAATGATTGCAGAGCAATTTTTTTGATTGAAGATCATCCACAGAATGCTGAGGAACATTATTTTGTCGATGCTTCGCAAGCAGTCCCTCAATTAGAAATTTACACCCGTGCCATTAAGGAAGCACAAGCCCGTGGTGAAATACGTGCAGGTGATGCGAACGAAATCAAGAACGTTTTACTCTGCAGTATGTTAGGGATTACCTTAAGTCTGATTGGTATTCCAGAATATCCTTGGGGAAATCCAAATACTTTAAAAGAGATGACGATCAGTGCATTGATCAAGGGATTGAGCTAA
- a CDS encoding flavin monoamine oxidase family protein — translation MDTQTTEKTWDVIVVGAGLAGLKAGLELKKAGKDVLLLEARDRVGGRSKAGEIYGETIDLGGQWVGPQQQLLLAQAKELGVKTYPQFIKGASLVSRKGLVKSYRSNIPKLPIASLLEIALLERRWNKEAQTLPNGEPWLAAQAKQWDAESVESWLLKHVRTDGARDFMRTIVGALFCCNTSQLSYLFFLEYFRQGHGLESLISTEGGAQQDKFIGGAWQISKRIADQLQEHLILNSPVLAVEQHADHVRVVCKAHSYKAKNIIIATPPGLASKIHYTPPLPTKRERLLQSMTMGAVIKVHLAYSNAFWKQQNLNGAVVATDRAVSVVFDQSPEGASHGVLLGLIEGDYAIELSSLDVDMRRQRVIADFVYYFGQQAAHPLEYVEQDWLTEAWSQGGYVAHMPPGVMTTYGDCIRQPVDRVHWAGTETATEWSGYLDGALQSGIRAAKEVIYKTDIKSVIVP, via the coding sequence ATGGATACTCAAACAACTGAAAAAACGTGGGATGTAATTGTGGTCGGTGCTGGTTTAGCAGGTTTAAAAGCAGGATTGGAATTAAAGAAAGCGGGTAAAGATGTATTGCTTTTAGAAGCGCGTGATCGTGTCGGTGGGCGCTCAAAAGCAGGTGAAATCTATGGAGAAACCATTGATCTAGGTGGGCAATGGGTTGGTCCGCAACAACAACTGTTATTGGCACAGGCCAAAGAACTGGGTGTTAAAACCTATCCTCAATTTATCAAAGGCGCGAGCTTGGTCAGCCGTAAGGGTTTAGTCAAATCATATCGCTCCAATATCCCCAAGCTGCCAATTGCTTCACTGCTTGAAATTGCGCTACTTGAGCGCCGTTGGAATAAAGAAGCTCAAACATTGCCGAATGGTGAACCTTGGTTAGCAGCACAGGCAAAGCAATGGGATGCAGAGTCGGTTGAAAGTTGGCTGTTAAAACATGTGCGAACAGACGGTGCGCGAGATTTTATGCGAACCATCGTAGGGGCACTCTTCTGTTGTAACACCTCTCAATTGTCCTATCTGTTTTTTCTCGAATATTTTAGACAAGGGCATGGACTTGAAAGTCTTATCTCAACTGAAGGTGGAGCACAGCAAGATAAATTCATCGGTGGTGCATGGCAAATTTCCAAGCGTATTGCAGATCAATTACAAGAGCATTTAATCCTAAATTCACCCGTTTTAGCTGTTGAGCAGCATGCCGATCATGTCAGAGTTGTGTGTAAAGCCCACAGCTATAAGGCAAAAAATATCATCATTGCCACACCGCCTGGACTTGCATCCAAAATTCATTACACACCACCGTTACCTACAAAGCGTGAACGGTTATTACAAAGTATGACCATGGGTGCTGTGATTAAAGTTCATTTGGCCTATAGCAACGCTTTTTGGAAGCAACAAAACTTAAATGGTGCTGTGGTTGCGACAGATCGAGCAGTCAGCGTTGTGTTTGATCAATCTCCAGAAGGAGCAAGTCATGGTGTCTTATTGGGATTGATCGAAGGTGATTATGCAATTGAATTAAGTTCGCTTGATGTTGATATGCGTCGCCAACGGGTCATTGCAGATTTTGTTTATTACTTTGGTCAACAAGCAGCACATCCTTTGGAGTATGTGGAACAAGATTGGCTCACTGAAGCGTGGTCTCAAGGGGGATATGTTGCGCATATGCCACCAGGAGTGATGACCACTTATGGCGATTGCATCAGACAGCCCGTCGATCGAGTTCATTGGGCGGGTACAGAAACGGCAACCGAATGGAGTGGCTATCTAGATGGTGCTTTACAGTCTGGTATACGTGCTGCCAAAGAAGTTATTTACAAAACAGACATTAAGTCTGTGATTGTTCCGTAG
- a CDS encoding alpha/beta hydrolase, giving the protein MTLNIEIENWLKSQSALPAANTLDELRAQINQSIIQQQGIDRDSSYQHSFTVMTEDQAEIEVRVYVPYVLEHVQQRPAMVFAHGGGWCLGSLDAWDRTCRLLAESTMQVIFSVDYRLAPEIKFPIPLTDFFTALSYIQQNASVFGLDKNRIAVGGDSAGANIAAAACLLAKQHPDIKISHQLLFYPALDATMSNASYQTYAQGFGLTTATMAYCWDQYLNTESDKVNELVSPLLAHSLQGLPDATIFVCEYDPLRHDGEKYAEKLQAAGVNVKFHLLAGMIHGAIHMLAITSAASEIYDKVRI; this is encoded by the coding sequence ATGACTTTAAATATTGAAATCGAAAATTGGCTTAAGTCTCAGTCTGCGCTGCCCGCTGCTAATACATTGGATGAACTGAGGGCACAGATAAATCAATCGATTATCCAACAACAAGGTATTGATCGAGATTCATCTTATCAACACAGCTTTACTGTTATGACTGAGGATCAAGCAGAAATTGAAGTTCGTGTATATGTTCCCTATGTTTTAGAACATGTGCAACAACGCCCTGCGATGGTCTTTGCACACGGTGGTGGATGGTGTCTTGGCAGCCTAGATGCATGGGATCGTACTTGTCGTTTATTGGCAGAATCAACGATGCAAGTGATATTTTCTGTCGACTATCGTTTAGCACCTGAAATTAAGTTCCCGATCCCATTAACCGATTTTTTTACTGCATTGTCTTATATTCAGCAAAATGCTTCGGTATTTGGTCTTGATAAAAACCGTATTGCAGTGGGTGGAGACAGTGCTGGAGCAAATATCGCAGCAGCAGCCTGCCTACTGGCAAAACAACACCCTGATATTAAAATCAGTCATCAACTGCTGTTCTACCCAGCATTAGATGCCACCATGAGTAACGCTTCTTATCAAACATATGCGCAGGGTTTTGGTTTAACGACGGCAACCATGGCTTATTGTTGGGATCAGTATCTTAATACTGAGTCAGACAAAGTAAATGAACTAGTCAGCCCTTTGCTCGCGCATTCATTACAAGGCTTACCCGATGCCACGATTTTTGTATGTGAATACGATCCACTTCGACATGATGGTGAAAAGTATGCAGAGAAATTGCAAGCTGCTGGGGTCAATGTGAAATTCCATTTGTTAGCAGGCATGATTCATGGTGCTATTCATATGTTAGCGATCACATCAGCTGCGAGCGAAATATATGATAAAGTCCGAATATAA
- a CDS encoding alpha/beta hydrolase → MMTTHTEKLSKQFNHHYINIEAKKLHYVSIGNGPVVLLIPGWPQTWYAWRHVMAELAQHGYQAIAVDPPGTGYSAPLDGHYDTGRIAAILSSLMSELGHHRYAVIGHDIGMWVGYALACDFPESVTHLALTEAVIPGLAPPPAVFVPPEQNIFLWHFMFNQISDLPEALVMGREETYLNYIFDKWSWHRDKVAAETYIEAYKLSGRLTAGFNYYRAIPETIRQNKLRGTKNLNMPVFAIGAEHATNNAPYETMKKVSTQLSSAIVKDCGHFIMEEQPEVFCSLILNFLQQEKAR, encoded by the coding sequence ATGATGACGACGCATACTGAAAAATTATCAAAGCAATTTAATCATCACTACATCAACATTGAAGCTAAAAAATTACATTATGTATCCATAGGTAATGGGCCTGTTGTTTTACTGATTCCGGGCTGGCCGCAAACATGGTATGCATGGCGCCATGTCATGGCTGAGTTGGCTCAACATGGTTATCAAGCGATTGCCGTTGATCCACCTGGAACGGGTTACTCAGCTCCACTTGATGGCCACTATGATACTGGACGTATTGCAGCCATTCTATCTAGCCTGATGTCTGAACTTGGACATCATCGCTATGCGGTTATTGGGCATGATATCGGGATGTGGGTGGGCTATGCACTTGCCTGCGACTTTCCTGAATCCGTCACTCATCTTGCTCTCACAGAAGCTGTTATTCCGGGGTTGGCTCCACCGCCCGCAGTTTTTGTTCCACCTGAACAGAATATTTTTCTCTGGCATTTTATGTTTAACCAGATTAGCGATTTGCCTGAAGCTTTAGTCATGGGGCGTGAAGAAACTTATCTCAATTATATTTTTGATAAATGGTCATGGCATCGAGATAAAGTTGCTGCTGAAACCTATATAGAGGCTTATAAGCTTTCAGGACGTTTAACAGCAGGTTTTAATTACTATCGCGCCATCCCTGAAACCATTCGTCAAAATAAATTAAGGGGAACCAAAAATTTAAACATGCCCGTATTCGCAATTGGTGCTGAGCATGCAACAAACAATGCGCCTTATGAAACCATGAAAAAGGTGAGCACTCAGTTATCGAGTGCAATTGTCAAAGATTGCGGACATTTCATTATGGAAGAACAACCAGAAGTATTTTGTTCATTGATTCTTAATTTTTTACAGCAGGAAAAAGCAAGATGA